tagaaaataaatactaaaatatttttctgtgatATAAAGCCCATGTTTGTAATATCTTGAAATAACTCCCGCCCCTAGCCTCTAGCTAGATAAAAAGTGGCCCATATCCTTTTTCAggttttaggtatttaaatgtgCATACCTTCaggcaaacaaaaataaataaatgtattgaaatataataGGTACAAGAAAGGATTCTGtagtattattaataaatactctttGGCTTTTAGCAAAAACCGAATGAATGAAAGGTacccatttttttgttttttttttcttttttctgccACTAAAGCCTAGATATACAGATGAAGAAAACATACTAACCAAATAATTCTTATTATTAAACTTGAGACCGCACAGAGGACACTGTGGAGCCGCCTTCTCCATGTGCACCTTGGAGTGCATCCGTAAGCTGAACGCCTTCTTGAAGTAGCGACCGCATATCTCGCATTTGTGTCTGGAACATTTACAATTGGTTTGGTTAGAGAAGTGCTATAATATTGTGTTGTTAAGATCCATTTTCGCAGACAAGATAAATCGATTGTTTTtctgaaactgttttattttaaattgaacatAAAACTTTACAAGTAATCAGTAGtttaaaaaagaaactcaagaaataacaataatgtCATCGTAGTCTACAAAGGAAAAAggaaggagatcagccaactacACAGGATATATTatactgcaaaaaaaaatttgattaaGAAAGGCAATAATACTTTATCAATTCAATCACTATTTTAAACActttaagcagtagtttatttgtttaatatacaGGGTGGCCCATCCATAGgcgtccaaaagaaaaaaatagaagcTCTATGCTATGAGGTATCCGAACCACCCCCATGTATGTTCAgcgatttttttaactttaggagctagaattatttttaaacaggagAAAAACCACTATTAAGGTCTGATTTTTATGAATGATATTTATTGTCACAGGTTCTTAGCATTTTTTAAGAATGCTTAGAAACCTCTGGCAccccttattatttttttacagtacaaaaaatCGCTATATTTGTGTAGAGCTATCAAGactgtttacctttagttaagtgcctactcaaaagGAGTATACCATAAGCTACCAACCTTTTTCTGTgttggaaaatcatcaaatgaccataAATCATCAAACAACCCCCCGCTGTGGTTGCAGCATGAGGAAGTGTccgactcttactgactacaacccaccatgttccttcttaagccctttatgtaccagcgccgcggtaactctcgtGATTGTTCCCGCAGCCTCAGCAGGGCCTATTGGGACAGCTTacctcatcatcctctgagcctttttcccaactatgttagggtcggcttccagtctaaccggattcagcggagtaccagtgctttacaaggagcgactgtctatctgccctcctcaacccagttacccgggcaacccaataccccttggttagactgggaCAGCTTACCTTGTTTTAACCTGATGTTCAAGCCCATGAGTTTTGAGGTCAGCAGAAGTGTTAAACTCAGCATCACAAGCAGTACATCGGAATCTTCTAGACTTTTTCACTTTCTTCTCAATTTCTTTtgacttttttcttctttttggtTTTTTGAGTCTGTCATTCTGAAATGTTGTAAGTGAACTATGATTATTGATTTCTGGGTAAGCCAAAAAACTGTTTAGGATTATAATGTTAACTTCTGCCAATGGTTGCACCCTGCATCCTatgggaactacttcgtgcACTTGGGTAAATagaatatacctatgtacataggtagtaagtaaatattatttttaaaagataaaaaagtacacaggaaaattatatttcaataaaagtaaATGTACGTAACTATCTACTTTGTGAGTGTAACCTTGAATATTCAAGAACCATGGTAAATTAATACATGAAAcatgttaaaagtatttgtttttcattatattaATCCAACAAAACACTTAAAACTTCATGTAAATACTACACAGACTACACAAATATGTTCTAAAGAGGTTCTAAGCTCAATTTTCAAGTGTTTACACAAgttaaaacatataataaaatacagcaAGGAGTATTTTTTAGGTGGGAACTGGCACCTACTTTGTTGAACTCTAAAGGACAGTCCTCGTCCATTTCCTCGACTTCCACGGTCACCAGGACCCCGGCCATGATAGGATCATCATCACTATCCTCCTcatatttacagtttttattactttcttcAGCGATTTCAGCTTTTCGTTTCACTAAAGATAAACACTCGTCGTCGGACGAACTATCGATATAAGTCGAAGCCGGAACCTCTGAAGTAGTAGCCATGGCGGTACACACGTTACTTATTGCTGGTACTACacaaatattatcattattgtAGTGGTATAACTCGAGTTTTtacggatataaataaaaataaacatcgcATAACATCGGAGACGCCATTTTCCATCTGTCAGATTCGATTTTACTTGGTGGCAATACTGTTAAGTATGTTATCCGCTGATATTAGCAATGGCAATGGATTtcgacacaaaaaataaaataattaattgaaagatattaaagaaaataattttccttgTTGCATTGCCGTTATTGTATAGTATTTATTGACATAACAGTATTGTTATTAgttaatatgtataattatagGGTTTGATAAAAGTATAATGGCAACAGCAAACTTGtcaagaataaaaaaagttcCCGCTGTCAATGAACCGCCCGAAAAAAAGCAACGCGCATCGCTTCTCTTTTGGAATTTATGGTACTGTAACAAGGCTCGCTTTTGTGTTACCGCTGTAATTTTAACGTGAAATCCACAAAACTAACGCGTAAACAATGCGCGAATAGCGTTTTGCACGCCAGAAAAGTGTATTTACGCTAAATTGTGACCACAGCATTGCGATATATGGATCAATATCGCACTAGTTAATATGCGCTAGCAATAGCTTAGCGTCGGTTCACCAAATGGAGACGAAATCCGGCGTTGGAATTCAAGACCACTGGATGAAGAGTATGATGGAGCCGGCGTCTAGTGACAAACAAGATAACCGTTCGTCAGTTAAACGCGAGAAGATGGCCGAAGCTTACAACGGTGGGGACAACGTAACGTACGAATTAAAACAACAGCAGAATGATACGAGGTACCGCTGTGATGTTTGTGACCTCACGTTTGAAGGTATGGAGTACTTGATGCTGCACAAGAAGTTCCACGGAAACGATAAAGATACTCCTATCATGGAGCCAGAGCCCCAAGTTCATCACAAAGAAGGTCCTAAAAAAAGGCGCAAGTTTAAATGTGACCAATGTGATGTTAAAGTGAATTCTCAGTACCATCTTGACATTCATAGGTCCAAGCATGAAGGTGCAGCGTCCAAAAAGTATTTATGCGAGGTATGTGACAGAAGTTTTGTTGCAGCTCAGTTCCTTAAAAGTCATATGCAAACTCATTCTTCGACTTCCACTATTAACTGTGAAAtttgtaataaaagttttactgGCCAGGCTTATTTGAAGCTTCATATGCAGCTGCATAATGATATTAAGAAGTTTAAATGTTCGAAATGCGACGAAATGTTTCCGACTAAGAATTGCCTGAAAATCCATATGAAGAAGCATACAAAAGTGAAAAACTTTAAATGCGACTGTTGTAACAAGTTATTTGTATCGAAAATCACCATGGAGAAGCATAGACAAACGCACGAGGGGCAGCCAATCGACTGTCATGTGAAATGTACACAGTGCGACCGAACTATGCACGCGTCTCTACTCCGAACTCACTTAACGAGAGCCCATCCCCCTAACGTTGACGACGATGTTAAGAGACCGCATAAATGTACAACTTGTGGTAAGAGTTTCATCGTCCGAATCAATCTCAATCTCCATATAAGGGTTTGTCATCCGGACCTCGCGGAGCCAGAGGAAGATGACGAGGAAATCATGACAGATAACTCCTAGTTGTTACTTCTAACCGTATATAAGCGTATTGCTAcgtattattacaaaataattatacttttttatgataaaaacataagtagtttgaattaattttacttCCCTGTAACCTTCCATTTTATGATTAAGTTCAATAAAACCGtgtattttcatataaattattttatttttattgttatttattttctatgttCTACCTACCTTTACTCTTCTATCTCTATATCCAAAGTACCCTTTATATTAGTGCCTAATTTCatccaaatcagttcagtaatttttCCGAAGTGAAAAAAACTCACATCCGCttttgatgtcctcctagccgattatcggccatggcggctgttctaatataaggagataagccaactgtgcaggacatattatagtgcacaagcatttgtgcagacttccttcactctcatagcgcgacgggagggcaatccgacacgaccggagagagatcaggcgcaggactgacattaacgtgctctccgatgcacgggtgtatcaatcaccaacttccagactacgggctgctcaCATATCGAGTCgccccgggaatcgaacccgagctcatgcacagcagccgcgcttgcgaccactagaccaacgaggcagttaaagcAGGTAACT
This region of Helicoverpa armigera isolate CAAS_96S chromosome 29, ASM3070526v1, whole genome shotgun sequence genomic DNA includes:
- the LOC110381174 gene encoding gastrula zinc finger protein XlCGF17.1 encodes the protein METKSGVGIQDHWMKSMMEPASSDKQDNRSSVKREKMAEAYNGGDNVTYELKQQQNDTRYRCDVCDLTFEGMEYLMLHKKFHGNDKDTPIMEPEPQVHHKEGPKKRRKFKCDQCDVKVNSQYHLDIHRSKHEGAASKKYLCEVCDRSFVAAQFLKSHMQTHSSTSTINCEICNKSFTGQAYLKLHMQLHNDIKKFKCSKCDEMFPTKNCLKIHMKKHTKVKNFKCDCCNKLFVSKITMEKHRQTHEGQPIDCHVKCTQCDRTMHASLLRTHLTRAHPPNVDDDVKRPHKCTTCGKSFIVRINLNLHIRVCHPDLAEPEEDDEEIMTDNS